From Punica granatum isolate Tunisia-2019 unplaced genomic scaffold, ASM765513v2 Contig00437, whole genome shotgun sequence, a single genomic window includes:
- the LOC116190445 gene encoding probable LRR receptor-like serine/threonine-protein kinase At1g74360, whose amino-acid sequence MSDEETDSWKILLTVFMLFLGVIAVLGDSIDRDREVLLNLKQFLEESNRVNRGHYSEWNSSSSPCVWKGIRCSTPNGSTSARVSGVDLSGNTISSAIFHNFSALTELSYLDLSQNTIGGSIPQDLSQCPKLSYLNLSHNLLEGELNLTGLRNLRTLDLSMNRFGGEIRSSFSTICDSLVVLNISSNNLTGSIGDSFDQCYRLEHLDLSTNKFIGNIWGGFGRLQKFSVSENYLSGQLSASSFPQNCSLRIMDFSQNNFSGLVPEEVSNCRNLVILNLWGNNFTGQMPGGIGSISGLKGLFLGNNSFLRDIPESLLNLSNLAFLDLSRNKFGGEIQGIFGRFTSVKYLVLHGNSYTSGIKSSGILELHNLVRLDLSFNNFSGPLPSKLSQMQSLKFLILASNQFNGTIPVEFGSFPRLQALDLSYNELTGTIPPSLGNLTSLLWLMLANNQLTGQIPPEIGNCSSLLWLNLANNQLTGNYPPELVNIGQNPRATFESNLLDNDHVIAGSGECLAMRRWIPADYPPFSFVYTLLTRKTCRGIWDRLLKGIGLFPLCGAESSTQTYQISGYVQLSGNSLSGLVPSEIGKMKNFSMINLGMNNFSGEFPREVRQLPLVVLNLSSNGFSGAIPSELGDNKCLQNLDLSNNNFSGMFPTSLNNLTNLSKFNVSYNPFISGAIPATGQLATFEKESFLGDPLLHLPYSSTGQGHSPNSTRHRGSGTPKKPSKLVESMVFLALISVFLLFGIFSFIVCTLIESPLDLADRDLLENAKYEQEFGSSSGCSSPWLSEMVPVIQLVKRAFTYADILKATGNFSNDKVIGKGGFGTVYRGVLPDGREVAVKKLQREGIEGEKEFQAEMEVLCGDSFDWPHPNLVPLYGWCLYRSEKILVYKYMEGGSLEDLILDRLRLTWQRRVHIAVDVARALVFLHHECFPAIVHRDVKASNVLLDGSGRACMTDFGLARTVDAGDSHVSTVVAGTIGYVAPEYGQTWRATTKGDVYSFGVLAMELATGRRALDGGEECLVEWARRVFGPPGSDRAVLPVAVLGSGLAEGAEEMCELLKIGIRCTAESPHLRPNMKEVFGMLFRVSSNWRDQIHSNGSSPASK is encoded by the exons ATGTCAGATGAAGAAACCGATTCCTGGAAAATTCTGCTGACTGTTTTCATGCTGTTCCTCGGGG TTATAGCAGTTCTTGGGGATTCCatagacagagacagagaagTTCTGCTGAATCTGAAGCAATTCTTGGAAGAATCCAATCGGGTGAACCGAGGCCACTACTCGGAATGGAATTCAAGCTCCAGCCCCTGCGTTTGGAAGGGAATCCGTTGCAGCACGCCAAACGGCAGCACATCGGCAAGAGTCAGCGGCGTTGACCTCTCCGGGAACACCATCTCAAGTGCTATCTTCCATAACTTCTCTGCCCTGACAGAGCTCTCCTACCTCGACCTCTCCCAGAACACCATCGGCGGCTCGATCCCCCAGGACCTGAGCCAGTGCCCAAAGCTCTCATACCTCAACCTGTCGCACAACCTCCTAGAAGGGGAGTTAAACCTTACAGGATTACGCAACCTCCGCACTCTCGACTTATCGATGAACCGTTTCGGTGGAGAAATCCGGTCGAGCTTCTCCACTATATGTGACAGTTTGGTAGTCTTGAATATCTCATCCAATAATTTGACGGGCAGCATCGGGGACTCCTTTGATCAATGCTACAGGTTGGAGCACCTCGACTTGAGCACGAATAAGTTCATTGGGAACATATGGGGCGGGTTCGGGCGGCTCCAGAAGTTTTCGGTCTCAGAGAATTATCTCAGCGGACAGCTCTCAGCCTCGAGCTTCCCGCAGAACTGCAGCCTCCGGATAATGGACTTTTCCCAGAACAACTTCTCAGGTCTGGTCCCCGAAGAAGTGTCGAACTGCCGGAATCTGGTGATCTTGAACCTGTGGGGGAATAATTTCACGGGGCAGATGCCAGGTGGAATTGGCTCGATCTCGGGCCTCAAAGGTCTTTTTTTAGGAAACAACAGCTTCTTGAGGGACATCCCTGAGTCACTATTAAACCTCAGTAACTTGGCATTCCTGGACCTAAGCAGAAACAAGTTCGGGGGCGAGATACAGGGCATCTTCGGGAGGTTTACAAGTGTCAAGTATCTAGTCTTACACGGGAATTCATACACGAGCGGGATCAAGTCGTCGGGAATCCTAGAGCTGCATAACCTCGTCAGATTGGACCTGAGCTTCAACAACTTCTCTGGCCCTTTGCCGTCTAAGTTGTCTCAGATGCAGAGCTTAAAATTTCTGATTCTCGCGTCCAATCAATTCAATGGAACCATTCCAGTCGAGTTCGGGAGCTTTCCCAGACTTCAAGCTCTTGACCTTTCCTACAACGAGCTTACTGGCACGATCCCGCCATCGCTTGGGAACTTGACCTCTCTCTTGTGGCTAATGCTTGCGAACAATCAGCTGACGGGCCAAATCCCACCTGAGATCGGTAACTGCTCAAGCCTGCTGTGGTTAAATCTTGCTAACAACCAGCTCACCGGAAATTATCCGCCTGAATTAGTCAATATTGGGCAGAACCCAAGAGCGACTTTCGAGTCGAATCTGCTGGATAACGATCATGTCATCGCTGGCTCAGGGGAGTGCCTTGCCATGAGGAGATGGATTCCTGCTGATTATCCTCCCTTCAGCTTTGTATACACATTACTCACCCGGAAAACTTGCCGAGGCATATGGGATCGGCTTCTAAAAGGGATCGGGCTATTTCCGTTATGTGGTGCAGAATCCTCCACGCAAACATATCAAATCTCAGGTTACGTACAGCTCAGTGGGAATTCGCTATCTGGTTTGGTTCCTTCAGAGATTGGGaagatgaaaaattttagCATGATTAATCTGGGAATGAATAATTTTAGCGGTGAGTTTCCTAGAGAGGTTCGGCAATTGCCCCTCGTGGTGCTAAACTTATCGAGTAACGGATTTTCTGGTGCAATTCCTAGTGAGCTCGGGGACAACAAGTGCCTTCAAAACCTCGACTTgtctaataataatttttcggGTATGTTTCCAACAAGCCTCAACAACTTGACCAACTTGAGCAAGTTCAATGTTTCGTACAATCCATTCATCTCAGGGGCGATTCCAGCGACGGGGCAATTGGCTACGTTCGAGAAGGAATCCTTCCTCGGGGATCCGCTATTGCATTTACCTTATTCCTCCACAGGCCAAGGTCACTCCCCGAATAGCACAAGACATCGAGGGTCCGGTACCCCAAAGAAGCCCTCGAAGCTCGTTGAGTCCATGGTGTTCCTAGCTCTTATCTCGGTCTTCCTCCTATTCGGAATCTTCTCGTTCATAGTATGTACCCTCATTGAGAGCCCGCTCGACTTGGCAGACAGAGATCTCTTGGAAAATGCTAAGTACGAGCAAGAGTTTGGATCGAGTTCGGGCTGCTCTTCCCCATGGCTGTCGGAGATGGTCCCAGTGATCCAATTAGTAAAGCGGGCCTTCACTTACGCTGACATTCTGAAGGCGACTGGGAACTTCTCAAACGATAAGGTCATCGGGAAAGGAGGGTTCGGAACGGTTTACCGGGGAGTGCTCCCTGATGGAAGAGAAGTGGCTGTCAAGAAGCTCCAGAGGGAAGGAATCGAAGGCGAGAAAGAATTCCAAGCTGAGATGGAGGTCTTGTGCGGTGATAGCTTCGACTGGCCACACCCGAACCTCGTGCCCCTATACGGTTGGTGCTTATACAGGTCGGAGAAAATATTGGTGTACAAATACATGGAAGGTGGCAGCCTAGAGGATCTCATATTGGATCGGTTGAGGCTGACGTGGCAGAGGCGGGTCCATATCGCAGTGGACGTGGCCCGGGCCCTGGTGTTCCTCCACCACGAGTGCTTTCCCGCAATCGTCCATCGGGACGTGAAGGCAAGCAATGTGCTGCTGGACGGTAGTGGGCGGGCCTGCATGACAGACTTTGGGCTGGCCCGCACAGTGGATGCCGGGGACAGCCACGTGAGCACGGTGGTGGCAGGGACTATTGGGTACGTGGCCCCGGAGTACGGGCAGACGTGGCGGGCCACCACGAAGGGGGACGTGTACAGCTTTGGGGTGCTGGCAATGGAGCTGGCCACGGGGCGGCGGGCCTTGGACGGAGGAGAGGAGTGCTTAGTAGAATGGGCCAGGAGGGTTTTCGGGCCACCCGGCTCAGACCGGGCTGTGCTGCCTGTGGCCGTCCTGGGGTCGGGCCTGGCAGAGGGAGCCGAGGAGATGTGCGAGCTGCTGAAGATCGGGATCCGGTGCACGGCCGAGTCGCCCCACCTGAGGCCGAACATGAAGGAGGTGTTTGGGATGCTATTCAGGGTTTCTAGCAACTGGAGGGA